CTTCATGGTTTCAGCATATTCAAGATGGTGTTTGCATAGTTTGGGTAGCAGTTTTATGTTATTCATAATTTGCTTTAAAGgattgaattttttattttttttggactataatgCGCATTAGTGCATCaatatttaatcattattattgtttcaTCAATCCAAAAGATGTCATCAAACAGCCAGAATTGATACATTTTGCAAAAAGAAGGATTTTAAGTGCACTTTATAGTCCAAGAAATATGATATAATAAACCTTTTATCTTATTTTCCCTCCTGAAGAGTACAAAAAGGGCAATGCTGtatattaaataaatttttAATATAAGCTAATGTGTCATATTCATGGTTATTTtcaatcttttaaaaatgtgagcagtgaataaaaaaaaatacaattagtatttcaatttaaatgacCATTAGCAGATTTCACACTCTAATTTCcctaaaaacattaaatttacCCCTTCAAAATGTCTAATGATAACAAAATTACACCCATACAATAAATACgacatttatatattaattcttGAATTAAGTGCAGTTTAAACCTGGTACGATTCGATTGGTTTAAAAAGAGTCGACGCTTAACAACAAAATACACAATCAGCGATATAGAAATAACAATCCATTGTTCCGAAAATCATAATTAGGTTCATTTATAAATGGCGAATTATCCATTAATATTTGGTCCTATTTTGTCACAATGTGCAGAAACATGAGTTGATTTTTGTGGATGTTCTACCTGAGGCGCGCGGAAAAACAGCGCATGTACTCGGTGACCCAGCGCTCGTCCCCCGTCGCCGTGGgaacgacgacggcggcgcccACGGCGGCACCCGTGGCGGCGGTCCAACGTCGCTGCCGTCTCGCCTCGCCCGGGTCGGCCGAGCGAGCGCGTCGCCGAAGATTCGTGCTCGTTGTCTGCACGCAGGCGTCGCAACGCTCGTTCTGGAACGATCCGTCGGGGTTAATCGTGGTCTTGCTTTCCGATTGGCCGCGTCGGGGACTCACGTTGTCGGGCGTGGCGGTTTTCCCATTGCGCCGGCGCCAAGCCTCGGCGCTCCCTGGCGGCGGCTGGCTTTTGGCTCGCTGGGATTTGAGGTCGGCGGGTGAAGCGTTCTGCCCTTCCCGACGACTCTGCGTGGGTTGGGCGGGATTCCCGTTCGAGTCCGGCGGCCCGTCGGCGGCGTCCGGCTCCGCAACGTTGTTCGCGGTTGCCGAAATGGCGTTTTCTATCACCGCAACTTCTGAGAAACAAAATAACAACGACTAACTTtcgatgcgtagaccgtgttgttttaccttgttttgtcgccggtcttttggtcgcccgttgtcgcggtcggggcaaaagaccggcgaccaatcgaccgcacacgcccccAAAGGGAGAGGGTCGCTCACCTGCAGGCGGCGCGGCATCGACATCCGGCGCCGTCACCTCCTCCGGGGCGTCGGAGCCGGACCCGGATCGCTCCGTCTCGTCCGCGGCGGGCACCGGGGCCACCCGGTTGGCGCGCCCGTGCCAGGACGCGGATTTGGGCGTAGAACGCCCGCTTGAAAGCAGGGAAGCGCCATCCCAGCCCTCCCAGAACCAGGGCTTGTGCGAGTGCTCCATGACCCGCCGCGTCAGGCGGTACCTCAGCGAGTCCTCGTAGCATTTGGAGAAGGTCTCCCACTTGGGGTCCCGGAATTTCTTCATGTACTCCGTCCGGACTTTCTTGGTCACCATGGCGACGGCTGCGGCATCGCTGCCGGAGCAAAGATCAGataaaaatgagatgaaatgatttTGGGGGGTACGTGCAGTCGCAAATATTTGTGGTCCTTAGGAGACGTCACCGGGGCAGGTATAGATTTCAAGACCACGCCCCCTGATTGGCTGAGCTGAGCTTAGTGGCTCGACTACACACGCGTCGTCACGTGACCAACTCAACCTGTCAAGCCGAATGGAAACAACATCCATTATTGATTAATCACCTGAGCTGGTCGCGTTAGTAGGGGGGGAATGGTGGTCGAAATGCTCAGGTTTTGtcgaaaaaaataacattatgaGGCTTTGGAAACGCTAAAACGGCGGCCGCGTTCTTGTTTCTCGGCTCGTTTGGAAACACGACGATGCGTGTCAAtagaaataaattgttttacTTACACAGATGCTCCTTTCGGGAAGGGGTTTGGACCCTTTTCCGAAGCGCTAGAGTCGCGTAGGTGGCGTTCAAACGAGCAGCATCTCTTCGGCAGACCCCCGAAAGGTAGGGGCGGCTAAAGCGAGCATGAGTGGAGTCGTTGGCTTCCGGTTTGGACCTTCAGAGTAATACGAAATAGGAAGTCGGCATCGCTAtatgtcaaactcaaggcttgAGAGCAAGAAGTGGCTCGCTATCGATGTTTCTtgataaaaataactaaaaggTTCACattgttgtcactttcaaaactggtatcattattatttatatttcctTCTTTGAACAATATGAAATAGTACTTTTTTTCGGATTTAACCTTCAGACGTCATTCAATTAGTTGGGTATAGAACTCGCTAAATACGAATAAATAACAGTTGCAAATCCACAATAGTAAAATACATAACGCTAATGTATCAATATTAAAGCTTAGTTTGAAGGTGTGGCCATAATTCTTTATTTGCTAGATTTGACAATGCAATTTGCCTCAAACGGGTTTTACATGGCATGGGATTTTTCAAGTATTCTCCACTAGAGGGCGTCTTTTCTCAACTCTAGAACAGAGCAAAATAGTATCGTGTCATAGCTTGAGGTTCTATTTGAAGGCTTTTGAGTGACACAAAGTTTTCACGTTCATATTTTGAATCCAGCGTCGACAAACAACAAGCAAGCATGTAACGCATCAtcaattttatttagaaaaaaaaaaaaacagaaatgattAGACAGAGCATTCACATCTGCGCCTGCAAATAATGTTCATAATTTGCCCGCAACACAAACTCAAAATAGGCTTTGGACGTGAGGGGGCCGAGTTCGTCCAGTTCCAGCAGCTCCTTGACCTCCGGCAGGTACGTCTGCAGTCCCACACCTGCAACGCCGCAAAATAAATTGCCAGCGAGAAAAGACGACGGCGGATTTGGGACCGACCTTCCTCGGTCAGCTTGACGAGGATTTTGACGAAGACGCTGTCCTTGGCCGCCTCCAACGGGTCGTCGTTGCCGTCAGCGTGAgaccaactgaaaaaaaaaagataaatttcAGTCACAATTTATGGATAAtattttcccattgaaaatgctactttttgtattgtttttttcatcttctATATATGAATAATTGTCAGAAAATATCAATTTCAACATGTTAAAGGAGACGAAAAAATAGTATCTTTATAAATACCTAAAAAAATGGGCGGACCTCATTTATAGAAacaatttatgaaaaaatattttaagatttaATGCATTCTCATGCATGAGAAACAGTTAAACACAAATGAAAACAGCttttaacataatttaaaaatacacggCAGTGTTTAATTTCTATGGCCTTTAACAAACAAGTGTCTTTTTCAATGAACAAATATTTTGAGTACTATACATGCTATATATATCATACTTTGTTTATGTGCACATATATGAGTATAATTCTAATTCTAAATATGGACTTTGTTGATTTTCAATCAACAATTCAACTAAACTAACTACTAACGACTaattttcaacctcagtctgcagaatctttatctaggtctacattgtcttttcctgtgtctgtgctcgctactgctacaaaccgaatttccagaatacgggatgaataacggTTAATCTAATCGAACTAACTACTTACTCGTCCCTCCTGAGAGCTTTTCCAAAGATTTGGCACTTGAGCGAATGGATGTTGACCTCATCATCCTGCTGAAAGGACCAAAACATGAATGGGTCAATTGCAAAATACTATCAAAGTCATTTGGAAGTAGAAGTAACCTCTTGAATGTACTCCAGGAGATCCAAAGCCTTCTTGAAGTCGTACTCGTTGGCTCTCCGGTTGTCGTCGCAGATGTACAGCTGCgcacaagttgttttttttcacttgacgGCAAcaaaagtgatgtttttttaacttggggTGTCTTACTTGGACTAGCTGGTAAGCGCTGAGTAGCGGCATGGTGTCGGGTTTCTGCTGCTTGTCCTCCAAAAGCTGTCTTGGCAACGTCTCCTGGTGGAGAAGGAAGCGCTCCTGCTCCACAATTTCTGAGGAAAAACCCATTATGTGCTTCAAatttatgaaatattttgtattgGAAGCGTATGTGTGTTTTTTCACAAATCATGTGTAATaatgaaagtttaaaaaaatgttttgggggatgcaaatcattttttcagggaaagaaaaaggatttttcaatgaaaattgtgtgttttttgggggaaaaggaATGTTTTAAGGATAAAAactaaatctataaataaatgtacatgacaaaaaaaacctagaaaatggcgtttaaaaaaaaaacctacaaggCGCTTGGGGTTTTTACCGTCAACTTTTTTACTCCGTTCATCTTCCGGGAGATCGGACACCAGCGCCGCTAGCTTGCTGAGCGCTAACAGCGTCTTCTTCTTGGTGAAATAGCGGGTCTCTGCGTTGGCTTGCTTGTACAGCGTCATGTGAGCCTGCACGCAAGATGGGCACCCATTTGAAGAAGGCGCCTACAATTGTATGGAAGAAGTCAATcccccattaaaaaaatgaaaaaatgacgTACAGTCTGGTATTGTTGCACGTGTATATCGTGCAGCCAACTGAGGTGTTGATGCGCTTGAAGAAATCCGGCCAGTTGCTGGTGCTGAGCGGCCGGTTGCGACAATAGCTTGCCTCTCTTCCCTTTCTCCATGTACCAGCGGAACAGGAAGTCTGCAAAGTTCTGCAAGCAAACGGAGGCACGCATTATTTTCCTACCGATCCTTATCACCATTCCTAAATTCCTAAATCCGTCTACTTCCAAGGAAATTCACTGAGGAGTgaatttgatgcattttttggaaACAACTACCTTGCACTGAATTGTTTATCCCTATTCATAAAGCGAGCAGGCCATTTTTATCACTCTTAATTTCAAGGTCACTTATAAAAGCTACTAATAGCGACATCACggtgcatatattttttttcaaaatggcggcggCGAGCGCAGTCTACCTGCTCTTGAAACTTGCTCATGTAGTGCTGCAGGCGGCTCTGGTTGTCGGTCCGCTCGCACATTTGGACCAGGACGTCAAAGTCGCAGTACTTCTCGGCCAACGCCGCCACCCACTGGTACTGACCCAAGTCCACTGAAGACAATAAACGACATTTGTCAGCTCTAAAGTTCATCGTGGCGACCCATCGGATGAAAGCGTAACGACGATCTGGCCAGCCAGGGTGTAAATATTGCATTTGCCAAATGGTTTCACTCACGTAGCGGCGTCAGTAGCTCGGATCGCCGTTGACAGTACTCCATCTCCAGCGTGTTGTAGCGCTCTCCTTCCTGCGGCTTCAAGGAGTTGAGCTGAGACACGTACCCGCCCAGGTAGAAGTCCAACAGCGCCACCAGCTGCTCGCAGAGCACGCTACGCAGCTCCGAGTCGGCGTGGGGGTACATGGACCGCAGGATGAGCTCGTGCTGGCGGCAGATGACCGAGCGGATGCCGCCTGCGCCGCCCagagctacaaaaaaaaaaaaccacgggCTCGTCAATCCAAACGCCATTTTAGGAAaatcctaaaaataaataatacgcTTTTTCCTATATTCAAAAGGAGGAAATGAACCTGTCCAGGGAATGTACTCCACGTCCGGCGCGGCGTGTTCAGACGCCCTGTAAATGGACGCTTTGCTTTCTCTGTACTGACTAGCGGCGTGAAGAATGTCCTTTAAAGGAAATGAATGGCAAATTGTGCCtcaagtttgcatttttttttattttttagagtgaataaaaatgataacCCTGTCGATGCTCACCTTAATGATGGTGTTGACGGTCAAAACCGCCTCGGCCCACTGCACCGAGTCCACGGGGTTCTCCTTCAAGCTCCTCTCTTCCTCCTCCAGGAGGCAATCAAAGATGGCGGAGATCTGTGAAACCTGTAACATGGTAAAACCCATTTAGTCAACAATCAGCTCAGGTGTCACTTTATGCCGTCTCACCTCCCGGAAGAAGACGTCGGCGCCGGTGAGACCCGGCGGCACGACGGCGTTGTTCTTGTGCAGGGCCGTGCCGATGGCGTGGTTGACCAGCTCGCCGTGCTTGCTGTGGTGATTCTTCAGGACCATGGCGGCTTGCAGTTTTTCGGCGTGCTCGCACAGCAATAGCCGGGTGGCCATGGGAGACGAGCGGACCCAAACGTGGCCCAGACGCTCCAAGAGGCCCACCTGGAGGAGAAATTGGACGGAATTGGCAGGTTTTAAATTGTAGGGAGGACATGGGAGTGGGGGAAAGGGGTCCCAGAGGACCAAGGAGGACCTGAATACCTGCAGAAGGAAGTCCATGAAGCAGCTGTGGGCCTTCATCTTGTCCTCCAGCTGATGGAGAATGATGAGGGACGTCAGGGGGAAGCCAGCACTCTCTGCGAGATggggtaaaacaaaaaaaaaaagcagtaatccctcgaatatcgcggttaatgtagaccagacatggccgcgataatcgaaaaattgccaAGTAGAGTGTAGAAGTCAGCTATTTTGTCATCCCTattatacatttttgttttgtttttcagtgtgaatttttacatttttatgaaaaaaaaaaaaaaaaaatctaaaataattaatagcggaaaaaaatcgcaaagtagtgaattcgcgataatcgagggatcacTGTAAATAAATATCAATTTTCACATCCTGATTGGCGATGTTTATTTCTATTGTCTGCTCttgatattttagttttttatttgactaggtttaaaaaaaaatcgaaatgttTGTGTGGGACTATAGTCAAATTAAATAAGGTGAACAGATGCTAAATTCTGTTACCGTGTAAATGCCGTCTTCCGTTGAatattagcattaagctaggggctgcttaaaaatgtattctaaCCGTCAGGTACAGACTCCGCCCAACGGGGGTCCGAAGCCGGGTAGTCATCCAGCAGGTCCAGGTCGATCTGGGTCACCATGGCGTCCAGTTCGCTGCCCTCCGCTTCGTCGTCACCCGTCGGGAAGAGCTCGTCGATAAGCGCCTGAGCGCCCATGAGGTCGTTGCTGaggtcggagaaaaaaaaaaaagacgatacTGGAAATGACGATGCCCACAAACACAACACGAAAAAAAACCAGCTTCCCACACGAACTCGTCTGAACACCATGAAATGTGGTGGTACTACAAATGAGGGGTCACAATCAGGCATTTTTGGTCAGTTTTTCCCAATAAAGATGCtatggaaaaatgaaaaaataaaaaaaaaacaaccccaacaCCTGAAACAACCAATCAACTTGTAATTATGTCCCCATGTCGTCTTTTTTAAtagaacacattaaaaaaaacagcaacaacaacaacatggaaCAAGTCAGACATTTAAGTTTGAATTAGGGCTGCTAACTAATCAATAAACTAAATAATCGGTTATTTGTGGTCCAAATCCTCATTTTAAGTGTGTTAATATGACATATTGttcaatgttgtattttttacttgaaatatttgtgatatttttgttgttgttgtatttatttatcttttatttatcttatttaaGTCTACAATGTGTCCTGTGTCTGTTTTTTACACAGGCAGAAGTCtcaacaaccattttttttaaagaggaacCAATCCATTTGGTTTAAAAGCACAATTCAGGAAGCGAAGTAAAGGTATTAAAGTAAATTGTTATTGTTGCGTACCGGGAGAACTGCAAGAACGCCGCCTTCAGGAGCCGCGGTTTGTCTTCTTGAGCCACCGGCTCGGTAGCTCGGGTGGGCTGCTCCATCATAGGAACCTTAAATAGCAACATTATGAGTCTCCAGTCCAAAATTACGAACGCACCATCTGACAATGTTTATGCTTTGACATACTAAACCGGTCAGAGATGTCAGTCGTACCTCCGGTCCTGCCGCCAAAGATGAACACAGCGACTCCTCCACGGTCTCGGGCAGGATGGAAGcacgttcccgggccagcacgGCCACCAGGCCGCTTTTCAGAGAGAAGAAGACGGGCAGGTTGGCGCAGCATCCGGCGCCCCGCACGCCGTCACCTTTTGGGGAAGATAAAGCATGCTTTAATCACCATCGGGCGGAGTTGGCGGTCTGGTCCGGGAGCTCACCGGCCGAGCCGAAAAGGATTTTCTCGTCGGGAAGGTTGACCCTGCCGCTTCCCGTGGAACAGGCGAAGACCAGATCTTCGTTGTAGAGGAAGGCGGCCGTGCCGGGGGAAGGCGGGACCAAGAAACGGGTGGTGTACAGCTCGGATTTGCTCTAAGAAGAAAAAATTGAATGGTCTCGTGGGGTCAAATATCAAATGACTGGAAACACGTTCAAAATGAGAAGAAAGTTATTGagattttagtctttttttaaaaaataaaaatccaacaatCTTAGTAATTGATGATATTGATGTTGGTACTAAAATAGAAAAACTAATAATGCAATGAAACATGGATtcttgtcgttttttgaggggAAACGTGCGTTTAAGcggttttttttgttcctcgAGAATTTCCATTTTTGCCCGCACActaaaatttcttttaaaaatggaacattTAATTATGACACCCAAAGTGCTTTGGTGTCTGACCTGAAAATTAGGGGTGAAGTTGGTGACTTCCACGACAAACTGGTTGGCGATGAAAGCGCCGAGGTCTTGTAGGGTAACCAGGCAGTAGTAGACCAGGCAGGGGGTGTCGGATGGATGCCAGGCGGCTGCCAGGACCACCAACCCGCTCCTGATACGACAAGGTGCAATTATGATGACAAGAGAAGAAGAAGCGCCAAAAAAAGAGCCACATTTCAAACTCACTGGCTAAACTTCATGTCCAGAAAAGACACGTTGATGCCGTCACGCATCTCCTCGTAGTTGCCCTCGGAACCCTGGTGGAGGTAACAAATAAATGCTCATAACTCAAAAACACTGTGAGCGGATTTGATAGGCCCTCCATGATTTTCTTGAATGGGTTTCAATTGGGACGCAATTGGCCTGGAGACGTTTTTTTCCCCGATCTGGCAACCCTGTCCCGCTTTTACTGACCCAAATGGCGTCGGCGATGTTCTCGTTCAGAGCTCGCTGGACGTCCCAGCTGATGGTCTGTTGTTCCGAGCTGGCGTCCACTTCCCATTTGCTGAGGCGAGAGTTAGTCAGCGCGTAGAGGGATCTGGTCTCATCCACCCACAGCAAACTTTGAAGCTGAGACACCCACAAAAAAGCCAGACCATCAAATTTCAGTCTCAAAGActctaaaataaaatatcacaAATTTACTGCATCTCACTCTACAtcacagatgtcaaagtggcggcccgggggccaaatctggcccgccgcctcattttgtgcggcccgagaaagtaaatcatgagaaaAACACCCACATTCTCATCGGAAGGGGGAGACAGGATGCCGAAAAGGCTGGACACCCGGCGCCCGATGCCGGACAACATGCCCTGGCCCTGAAGAAGCGCTCGGTTCTGAAGCCTTCCGGAATCATCTGCCGTCACGCGCAACATGCGACTTTTAGCCGAGGACACCACGAAGCTGCCGTCCTGGCACAAAAGACACAACATCAAGGGATCAACATCATCCAAGAGACGTCACAAAAAGGACATAAATGGCTACTCACAGTGACTGATACCACAAAGGCGCACAGGTCTCCCAAGTCTAGTTCGGCCTCGGAATAGTTCCCCTCTTGAGACAAGCTGGGCCACAAGCGAGCGGTACCCTCGGCAGCCACGGCCAGCACGGACACGCCCTGCACCGGCGCCACTTGCAACGAGCCGGTCGCCGTCAGGGCCACGTGCTCGGCCGTGTAGTCGTACTGGCTGTTGGGCAGCTGAAGTTCTTTGCACACGCAcaactgcaaaaataaaacaaattgtatTACTGTGCCCGCTTGAGGTCGTATGCTTCTGCTGAAAATGTTGGCGCACCTTGGTCACTGCTGTCTGGGATATCTTCCAGATGATGAGTCTGTCCCCGCAGACCATCCATGCCCAGCCACTCTCACTTACTTTCACCGATATCTGCTCCTCAGCTGAAGGTCAAAGCAATGAACGGTAAATCCAGATTTTGGTGACTCCGCCCCCGCTCCCAATTttaacacaaacacactttACCATTAAGCACGGTCAGCACTTCCATCACTTGGACAGGGAGCGAAGAACCGAACGTTTCCAAGTCATAGTTGAGACCGTCTGAGGGGGCGTGGCCTTGCTCACGAGTGGGCGTCGGTCTGTTCtcaacacaaacacaaagacATATTTATTAGTTGAATGATTTATGGAAGTCCATTGAACTAAAGTACTATTTTGACCAGTTTTAGATggaatcttgtaatattttaaCCAGTTTTTAATGGAATCGTTTACTCTTTTGACCAGTTTCTGATGGAATACTGGGACATCTTTGAGTTAGCGTAGTTCAAGGGTAtctgactcgggttggttcgcgggccgcattaacgtcaactcgattggatgtgggccggactcatgatttactttctcgggccacacaaaatgatgtggcgggccagatttggcccccgggccaccactttgacacaggtg
The Stigmatopora argus isolate UIUO_Sarg chromosome 7, RoL_Sarg_1.0, whole genome shotgun sequence DNA segment above includes these coding regions:
- the nup133 gene encoding nuclear pore complex protein Nup133 isoform X2, whose translation is MFSPRGGPSSARRQQNRTPARRTSSSLLFTPRRTPLSGRPTPTREQGHAPSDGLNYDLETFGSSLPVQVMEVLTVLNAEEQISVKVSESGWAWMVCGDRLIIWKISQTAVTKLCVCKELQLPNSQYDYTAEHVALTATGSLQVAPVQGVSVLAVAAEGTARLWPSLSQEGNYSEAELDLGDLCAFVVSVTDGSFVVSSAKSRMLRVTADDSGRLQNRALLQGQGMLSGIGRRVSSLFGILSPPSDENLQSLLWVDETRSLYALTNSRLSKWEVDASSEQQTISWDVQRALNENIADAIWGSEGNYEEMRDGINVSFLDMKFSQSGLVVLAAAWHPSDTPCLVYYCLVTLQDLGAFIANQFVVEVTNFTPNFQSKSELYTTRFLVPPSPGTAAFLYNEDLVFACSTGSGRVNLPDEKILFGSAGDGVRGAGCCANLPVFFSLKSGLVAVLARERASILPETVEESLCSSLAAGPEVPMMEQPTRATEPVAQEDKPRLLKAAFLQFSRNDLMGAQALIDELFPTGDDEAEGSELDAMVTQIDLDLLDDYPASDPRWAESVPDESAGFPLTSLIILHQLEDKMKAHSCFMDFLLQVGLLERLGHVWVRSSPMATRLLLCEHAEKLQAAMVLKNHHSKHGELVNHAIGTALHKNNAVVPPGLTGADVFFREVSQISAIFDCLLEEEERSLKENPVDSVQWAEAVLTVNTIIKDILHAASQYRESKASIYRASEHAAPDVEYIPWTALGGAGGIRSVICRQHELILRSMYPHADSELRSVLCEQLVALLDFYLGGYVSQLNSLKPQEGERYNTLEMEYCQRRSELLTPLLDLGQYQWVAALAEKYCDFDVLVQMCERTDNQSRLQHYMSKFQEQNFADFLFRWYMEKGKRGKLLSQPAAQHQQLAGFLQAHQHLSWLHDIHVQQYQTAHMTLYKQANAETRYFTKKKTLLALSKLAALVSDLPEDERSKKVDEIVEQERFLLHQETLPRQLLEDKQQKPDTMPLLSAYQLVQLYICDDNRRANEYDFKKALDLLEYIQEQDDEVNIHSLKCQIFGKALRRDDWSHADGNDDPLEAAKDSVFVKILVKLTEEGVGLQTYLPEVKELLELDELGPLTSKAYFEFVLRANYEHYLQAQM
- the nup133 gene encoding nuclear pore complex protein Nup133 isoform X4, producing the protein MFSPRGGPSSARRQQNRTPARRTSSSLLFTPRRTPLSGRPTPTREQGHAPSDGLNYDLETFGSSLPVQVMEVLTVLNAEEQISVKVSESGWAWMVCGDRLIIWKISQTAVTKLCVCKELQLPNSQYDYTAEHVALTATGSLQVAPVQGVSVLAVAAEGTARLWPSLSQEGNYSEAELDLGDLCAFVVSVTDGSFVVSSAKSRMLRVTADDSGRLQNRALLQGQGMLSGIGRRVSSLFGILSPPSDENLQSLLWVDETRSLYALTNSRLSKWEVDASSEQQTISWDVQRALNENIADAIWGSEGNYEEMRDGINVSFLDMKFSQSGLVVLAAAWHPSDTPCLVYYCLVTLQDLGAFIANQFVVEVTNFTPNFQSKSELYTTRFLVPPSPGTAAFLYNEDLVFACSTGSGRVNLPDEKILFGSAGDGVRGAGCCANLPVFFSLKSGLVAVLARERASILPETVEESLCSSLAAGPEVPMMEQPTRATEPVAQEDKPRLLKAAFLQFSRNDLMGAQALIDELFPTGDDEAEGSELDAMVTQIDLDLLDDYPASDPRWAESVPDESAGFPLTSLIILHQLEDKMKAHSCFMDFLLQVGLLERLGHVWVRSSPMATRLLLCEHAEKLQAAMVLKNHHSKHGELVNHAIGTALHKNNAVVPPGLTGADVFFREVSQISAIFDCLLEEEERSLKENPVDSVQWAEAVLTVNTIIKDILHAASQYRESKASIYRASEHAAPDVEYIPWTALGGAGGIRSVICRQHELILRSMYPHADSELRSVLCEQLVALLDFYLGGYVSQLNSLKPQEGERYNTLEMEYCQRRSELLTPLLDLGQYQWVAALAEKYCDFDVLVQMCERTDNQSRLQHYMSKFQEQNFADFLFRWYMEKGKRGKLLSQPAAQHQQLAGFLQAHQHLSWLHDIHVQQYQTAHMTLYKQANAETRYFTKKKTLLALSKLAALVSDLPEDERSKKVDEIVEQERFLLHQETLPRQLLEDKQQKPDTMPLLSAYQLVQLYICDDNRRANEYDFKKALDLLEYIQEDDEVNIHSLKCQIFGKALRRDDWSHADGNDDPLEAAKDSVFVKILVKLTEEGVGLQTYLPEVKELLELDELGPLTSKAYFEFVLRANYEHYLQAQM
- the nup133 gene encoding nuclear pore complex protein Nup133 isoform X3, translating into MFSPRGGPSSARRQQNRTPARRTSSSLLFTPRRTPLSGRPTPTREQGHAPSDGLNYDLETFGSSLPVQVMEVLTVLNAEEQISVKVSESGWAWMVCGDRLIIWKISQTAVTKLCVCKELQLPNSQYDYTAEHVALTATGSLQVAPVQGVSVLAVAAEGTARLWPSLSQEGNYSEAELDLGDLCAFVVSVTDGSFVVSSAKSRMLRVTADDSGRLQNRALLQGQGMLSGIGRRVSSLFGILSPPSDENLQSLLWVDETRSLYALTNSRLSKWEVDASSEQQTISWDVQRALNENIADAIWGSEGNYEEMRDGINVSFLDMKFSQSGLVVLAAAWHPSDTPCLVYYCLVTLQDLGAFIANQFVVEVTNFTPNFQSKSELYTTRFLVPPSPGTAAFLYNEDLVFACSTGSGRVNLPDEKILFGSAGEGVRGAGCCANLPVFFSLKSGLVAVLARERASILPETVEESLCSSLAAGPEVPMMEQPTRATEPVAQEDKPRLLKAAFLQFSRNDLMGAQALIDELFPTGDDEAEGSELDAMVTQIDLDLLDDYPASDPRWAESVPDESAGFPLTSLIILHQLEDKMKAHSCFMDFLLQVGLLERLGHVWVRSSPMATRLLLCEHAEKLQAAMVLKNHHSKHGELVNHAIGTALHKNNAVVPPGLTGADVFFREVSQISAIFDCLLEEEERSLKENPVDSVQWAEAVLTVNTIIKDILHAASQYRESKASIYRASEHAAPDVEYIPWTALGGAGGIRSVICRQHELILRSMYPHADSELRSVLCEQLVALLDFYLGGYVSQLNSLKPQEGERYNTLEMEYCQRRSELLTPLLDLGQYQWVAALAEKYCDFDVLVQMCERTDNQSRLQHYMSKFQEQNFADFLFRWYMEKGKRGKLLSQPAAQHQQLAGFLQAHQHLSWLHDIHVQQYQTAHMTLYKQANAETRYFTKKKTLLALSKLAALVSDLPEDERSKKVDEIVEQERFLLHQETLPRQLLEDKQQKPDTMPLLSAYQLVQLYICDDNRRANEYDFKKALDLLEYIQEDDEVNIHSLKCQIFGKALRRDDWSHADGNDDPLEAAKDSVFVKILVKLTEEGVGLQTYLPEVKELLELDELGPLTSKAYFEFVLRANYEHYLQAQM
- the nup133 gene encoding nuclear pore complex protein Nup133 isoform X1 — its product is MFSPRGGPSSARRQQNRTPARRTSSSLLFTPRRTPLSGRPTPTREQGHAPSDGLNYDLETFGSSLPVQVMEVLTVLNAEEQISVKVSESGWAWMVCGDRLIIWKISQTAVTKLCVCKELQLPNSQYDYTAEHVALTATGSLQVAPVQGVSVLAVAAEGTARLWPSLSQEGNYSEAELDLGDLCAFVVSVTDGSFVVSSAKSRMLRVTADDSGRLQNRALLQGQGMLSGIGRRVSSLFGILSPPSDENLQSLLWVDETRSLYALTNSRLSKWEVDASSEQQTISWDVQRALNENIADAIWGSEGNYEEMRDGINVSFLDMKFSQSGLVVLAAAWHPSDTPCLVYYCLVTLQDLGAFIANQFVVEVTNFTPNFQSKSELYTTRFLVPPSPGTAAFLYNEDLVFACSTGSGRVNLPDEKILFGSAGEGVRGAGCCANLPVFFSLKSGLVAVLARERASILPETVEESLCSSLAAGPEVPMMEQPTRATEPVAQEDKPRLLKAAFLQFSRNDLMGAQALIDELFPTGDDEAEGSELDAMVTQIDLDLLDDYPASDPRWAESVPDESAGFPLTSLIILHQLEDKMKAHSCFMDFLLQVGLLERLGHVWVRSSPMATRLLLCEHAEKLQAAMVLKNHHSKHGELVNHAIGTALHKNNAVVPPGLTGADVFFREVSQISAIFDCLLEEEERSLKENPVDSVQWAEAVLTVNTIIKDILHAASQYRESKASIYRASEHAAPDVEYIPWTALGGAGGIRSVICRQHELILRSMYPHADSELRSVLCEQLVALLDFYLGGYVSQLNSLKPQEGERYNTLEMEYCQRRSELLTPLLDLGQYQWVAALAEKYCDFDVLVQMCERTDNQSRLQHYMSKFQEQNFADFLFRWYMEKGKRGKLLSQPAAQHQQLAGFLQAHQHLSWLHDIHVQQYQTAHMTLYKQANAETRYFTKKKTLLALSKLAALVSDLPEDERSKKVDEIVEQERFLLHQETLPRQLLEDKQQKPDTMPLLSAYQLVQLYICDDNRRANEYDFKKALDLLEYIQEQDDEVNIHSLKCQIFGKALRRDDWSHADGNDDPLEAAKDSVFVKILVKLTEEGVGLQTYLPEVKELLELDELGPLTSKAYFEFVLRANYEHYLQAQM